The following is a genomic window from Xenopus laevis strain J_2021 chromosome 2L, Xenopus_laevis_v10.1, whole genome shotgun sequence.
gccaatctgtggattctggcaaatgctgaaAGATGCTATAAACAGTTACTACTTATTAGCCCTCTGGGGTGcagtttggacctctgtgtactggaaatgccaggagctattttaaatctcagtcttGTACATAAATAGAGGTTGGGGCAAAACAGGAGGTGCAGCATACCAAACAGGTACTGGGGGCCCAGTGAGATAGCTATTAATATAGGAGCTAGACAAAAAATAGAAACACCAAATGGGAAGAACTGTTTGACCAAGAACTGTACACTATCATGAGCTGATATTTCTGGTAGGGGTGACATTTGGAAACCCCTTTTAATCAAGGTCACTGCATGCACATTCCTGACCTTGTTTACTAAGAAGAAAACCTGTACATCTGGGCAAAGGGAGGAAGTAATATTTTCTTActcctttttttgtttgtagaaaattatgttttagaaaaaGACAGGGCAGTCAGGAGCAAATCAAGAAATGTTATGTGTGCAACTGACCTTAGGCTAACCACAAGATTAATAATGATGATACTCACTGTGGGGTGTCCAGCATACTGGCACCCcacatttttaacttgtttttatccATAAAACACCCTGGGGCTGATTTACAATAGCAACCATTCAGATTattgctctcttttttttcttctaaccaGTATAAAAGCATTGCTGGTTTGTTACTATGGGCAACTGGTATTGTACAGTTTAGTGAATGTGCCCTCCTATCTTTCAAACCGGCCAAGTACTCCCTATATTTAAAGTTCTTGTAGTGGCTGAAAATTGTCAGTGAACTCTGGAATAGACTGATGCCCAAACTGTGTCTTTATTTGTATGCTGGGATAGGTTTATATATGGTATTGATAGAAAATTGATAGGTATTTGTATGCTGGGATAGGTTTGACCTTTATTAAGACATTCCATGACTGAACCGGCAACTTACGTTTTGCACATAAATAAGTCCCATAAGTGCTCCATGTTCTTCATGGTGATATTACTTTTTGTGGCAGCACCTGGGCTTTTCTAGGGGTGAGTGTGTTGCTCTTCatactctctctctcccccccctctctctctctatatatatttgtgcaacaTTCACTCACAGACACCGAGCATCCCTTGTAAAAATTCTTCTGTGAACCTGTGGGACTgtgaattaatattttaaatgggcATGCTAAGCACTTAATTAATAGTGACAGTTTTAGATGATTAAATGCACAAATACACTGTGGTCATTGGTTCTGCCATAATCAAAGTCACATTCCAGATCTAACGAACCCCTGAAgtctttgaaaataatatttgtctatatatctataagcTACAGATATGTAACTATAattacaaatttatatatatatatatatatatatatatatatatatatatatatatatatatatatatatatatatatatatatatagcagaaatTGCTGTGTATTGGTTGTAAATATATACCAATCATATATGTATGTTTCAGAGAAAGCAGGAGAGCAGTGATAGTCACACTAAGGCATAAATATTGTTTCTAGGCTGTGGGAggttcctctctctctctagggACTCCCAGCTGTTTAAATTCTCCTCCCTTTCATCTCTGTTTTTCTCAGAGTCAAATCCAGCTTTTGAGAGAGTCTGCAGTGGTCCAGCCTTCTAGAGAAGAGGAAATATCTTGGATGACCTAGTGGGTTACACTGAGTGTATATTTATCCCACCCTTCTCCATTTCATGGAAGCAGTGGCTGGAAACACAGTTGGTTTATGGGACTCCTTATAAAGGCTTGTCATCAGTGAGGGGGAGTCAATGAGGGGAGTGGAGCCAGTGGGGGAGAGAAGGCAGTGACAGTAACAGAGGAATAACAGATTAAGCCGCTAGAGAAGAAAGCAGGAGCTCTACTAGTGATAAAGCATACACAGACACATAGAAACATTGAGAGACAGTAGACATGATACAGACAGGTCTGCAGAAAGCAAAGCTGTAGGGAAGGAAGCAGGAAGGCTAGTATCAGGCTGCTCATCTCCATAGAAAAACCTAAATCTTCTACACAGCAAGGACCACTGGAAAGATGCTGCCAGGAGAAACAACTGCCAAAGAGCCTGCGAACAACCCTGTTCCAGCCCAGAAGCCTGGTGAGAAGGAGAAACTGGATGAGGCCAAAGCATTCTATGACAATCTCACCCCCACCAAGAAACCCAAATCGGTAAGAGCTATGAGCATCCTGATGCCAAACCTTTTTATTCATAGGCAAAAGCTGCTAAAGGTAGCTACTAAGGCCTTCTTGGTAGTGGTGAATCTTGATAACACTGTAGGCATTAATGTTTGGGGGTGTaattgtgtatatatctataggtGTTTTGCTGCTAAATTTTTTGTGCCAGTTTTGTCCCCTAGCCAATAAGAAAAGACTGATATGTAAATTAGAAATGTTTCACCTGAATTTCCATTAACAAGCTGTTTGTGCTCAGTTTGCAGTGTCACGGTAGGAAGGGAAAATGTCAGGTGGGGAATAGGATCCTTATCATTGCTACACTGGAAGGGCCAAAAATAATTCGCtcacttgttttgtttttatcttatCCTCTCAACTCCCCTTTCCTATTTTAGTAACTAGAATGTAATTTCTGTCAGTAGTTCTCTGTATTGACACAGTAATATGTTGCTGCAGAGGAATagtgcatgtactgtatgtgcatgaGTCTGTGCATCTGTCAGAGTAGGCATGAGCAAGCTGTGGCCCTCCAGATACTGTAGaataacaactcccagcatcccccacaGATTTGTGGCTTTCAGTGGGACGGTAGGAATTGCAGTTCAGCAACGAATGGAGAGTCATGGGTAGAAACTTCTCTGTTATTCCCCCAAAGTTACTTGCGTTAGCTATAAACTCTCTGACCTTTAGTAATGAATACTGTACAAGGCATCTGCCAGGTCAGTGACCTTCTGCGGGGGGAAAAAGGTCAGAAGCTGTCATTGTCCTCTGCAACCCTATGTTTATTTAGGTGTCTTATTTGCTACCATTATCATTTATATGTGCACACatgtaataatgataatgatgaaggtaattctttatgtaaaaacataaatattataaGCATAACCTACACAATATCCACATATCCCCATGCAGGTATATTAATCAAAGCCTAATTCCCCTTTGGATTGTTGTCATCACTAATCTCTCATTCAGCATTAATCTTTTAGATTTCTTTTCTGCCTTTATTGATCTTTCTATTAACAcaccagggactagtctgatgaCCTGTTCTTTCCTCTTGATTCACCCTCTATTTACCCTTGAGAGGCTTTTTGCTTCATGCATACATGTCATTACAAAATAccagtcagtgtgtgtgtgtattaaagaGTACCACTTAATGTTCCATCCCCCTTTTCCAATAAATTGTATTGCAAGATGTGCTATATGATTGGTTCAACATTTCTACTGATTTCTTACCGTAAGAACTGTATGTATAATTCATGctttaagatatattttattaatgtgtCCTTGTCCTTAATATAAAATACTAATTGCTAATATCATCCTTTGATATAAGTTTGTTTTAAGAGAGCAAATAAACTAGTATACACTACCCCTgcaaaatgtattgctaaatGGGCTGTTTCATTTGAAACCTCATATATTTATCAATATCTCTGAGTCAGTTTGCCTTCTATCAGAAAACAGGGATTATAGTTCAGTAACACATTTTAGAGGATTTGACTGAATATCAAAGTGAATTGAACTTTAATCTGCATAAGCAAAGATAACAACCAACAAATCAGCATTACCTGTAAACAAAACTCAAAGCTTTAAAGTCATTAATGGTATGGATATGGTTCAGCTGAAgctaaggatttggccaaatcctaaaaaaaattgctaggaTTTTGCTGAATCCTGAGATGAATCCTGGAATGGGTGCTTCCCAAATCTGTAGATACTTATGTCAGAAGAGAactataagggtcatttacaaacaaagtgcagtgagcaaagtgtaatATTCAGAAGCAAATTGATAtgttttatccacaatgcagtatttttacCCAGAATTTTGGCTTAATTATGGTTACACAAGGAGCTTCGCCACAATTGGACCAATGTGTCAAAATCAATGTAATTGTGTGTGCTTGTTTGCAAATCAGATACAATTTGCGTCTCTTCCAGTGCATAGTGTTAAATTGTTATTAGCATGTGATTAGTTTTACACAAGTTTGCTGTTCCTATTCAtgcaaccagtggcataactatagaggtagcagacccagcagtcacggggggggggggggcctggaccACAGGATCTGTTTCCATTATAGTTGTAGAAACTATAGTAACCAGTCACTGACCCTGCTCCTGTTCCCGCTCCCCAGCTGCTTACGTACGATCGTCACAAACTGGTGGGGAAAACAGGGTGGATGGCCATGTATTTAGTAGTGGTGTTTTGGTGGGGGGACCAGGTGTGATGTAGTTATACAACTGCATGCAACCCACTGTTGTTCATATTTTGTCatgcaaaatatgtatttgtgtgcCAAAATTCTCTTTGTCTGTGCACTAACGTGATGATGTGCCTGTTGTTGCACAAGGCAGAACTAAGTGAATGTTTCTcccagtgtatatactgtatacgcCGGCGAAGAAAATACCACTGGCATGGCCCCAACAGTAAAAACGTATGAATAAAAGGCACAGTTCTGTCTAGGGCTATATTTTCTATATGGGCACCTTTGGTCCCATACCTAGTGTGGCAACTTTAGGGGGGCATCCCTTGACAGCCTGTATaggaaaaaattgttttggcAAGATTTTGAAAGCCATTAGCTCTCTGTTTGACACTTGCTACAAAATCCATCAGGGGAGTTGAGGGGAAGTGGGGTTAGTCTTAGACAGCTCAAATCCAAACAGCACATGTGCAATAGTCTATGTGCACACACCAGTGTCAACTGAAAAGGGGTTAGTGAGAAGAGGAGTGCCTATAGTAGGGTATATTTGCCCTATGTTTGTGTATCCGAGCATAGTGTCTCATAAGAGGCAGAGGGATAGAAAtttttagtacttaaaatggcagtgtttaataatggaaaaatcaaatagaaaatacatttatgagatctgttatccagaaagcgataagataaaatgtatccttattgAAGTCAACACAGTGCTATTGGATTTAttgtatgtttaaattatttttgagcAGACTGGTGATCTACTgatttactgaaagatccctttcATGGAAAAGCTCAGTTCCTAagaattttggataacgggtcccatatctgtgttattaaaaaataaaattttcattaaaaGGCCTTATTTATATAGTTGATTTAGTCAATATAATTTTAGACCTGCAGAATGATGTATGTTCTATGTGCAGTGGaacatgttggcactatataaaggaTAGATAATTATACTAGTGTTCATGGGTAAAGTTTGCTTTTAATAATCAGCTGTCCttctctttttcagcctaaacctcacaatgcaataacaatagCAGTATCCTCCCGAGCACTTTTTCTCATGGAAGAAGAGCAAAAGATTTACCAAGAAAAGGGTCTGGAGGAATATGTTCGATATCAGCTAGAACATGAAAATGAGCCTTTCAAGCCTGGAGCTGCATTCCGTTTTGTGAGGGTGAGTTCCACACAAGTCAGCTATAATTTAAGATCTGTTGTACCGCTCCTCTTTTTTAAGGGCAAATAACACTGGGTATCCACTCCAAAGCAGGTATGGGAGTATCTGGCCAGTCTCAATGTTCAGGGAAAAACCCATGCAGCTGCATTCAACTTACCTCCTTCTCAAATTTGGGCAGGTTGGAGATTGCAAATGTTACAGCTGAACTTCCTTAACAGTTGCCCCTGGCAAAAAGCTGCCACAAAGTGTCACATCTTGAAAAATGGCAGAAGGACAATGTGTCTCGATATTAATTCCATGGATCATCTGGCCTCCAAGGCCTGCCTCTCCCACAAGGCTACAGATTAGCCATCCCTACTGGCATACTCTTCTAAACCTTCTAGCAAGGAGTCCTGCAGGGGTGGGCAAAGTCATTTTAAAGCTTGACCATAGCAAATCCAAAGCTACACAACCTAATATGTTAAATGAAACCTATAAAAGTAATCCCAGAGTCCATAAAGATCAATTTAAGAGCAAGGAAACAGTATGCATGCATATCCAATATAGCCAAAATAATTTTCATTCTCTTAAAGATCTctgaaagtgatttaaaaaaaattctttatttattcactATGCTAGTATATAATGGGCCATTGCTGCTGGCTAATGATCCAGATTGTATTGATTAGAGGAATACAATGTAAATCTCTCACCATAGTGTCTTTACTAGTGTCTGGGGAATATTGCTGCTTTACTAGCCTCTTACCAGGGAGCCATTGTGAGATTTGGAATCCAAATTACCAATGTATTTGAACAGCTGAGCTTTGCTTTGTATCCACAGTGCTTGTTTCAGAACTTCAATAACAATATATCTGCTCCTGTAGCAGGTTAGACAAGTTAGgtctgaaaaatgttttggttaTATATTTGTTCCTGCCTGTTGGTCCTGCAAGGGTATTTGAGATTCATTTCAGATCCTGTGAATTCTACATTAGGGGCAACACAGCTTTTATATAAATGGTTATTGAAAGTGAATGGTGGGAGTTATAAATAATACAACGTCTACCTAGTTGTGATTTAATAATAGCATATTAGTTTCATAGGGTTATATTAATAAAGCGCTTTGAGCACATTAACTGCTTATGAAGATCTTATACCTTCAGATTTTTAGAAGAGGCTGCTCTTGTACAGTATTGTCGAAGGCAACAGTATACATATGgagaattttaaaatatttaggatTAAGGCTATGCTTTGCTTTTctgataaatatatgtatacaaacATACAGAACATACGCACCCccccacatatacagtatatatatatatatatatatatatatatatatatatatatatatatatatatatatatatatatatagaatatatttatatataatacataaaagccatgaatatcttgtaaattatatccttataaacggttctgatctcatcagttataaacggtgacttctgatgtcatttctgtcacatgacttgacttactaaaacttgtgtattataataaattaattacccccagctgcaaaatatgaggatattagaagttacttcggatttccatggcctgtataaaaacactcgccttcggcctcgtgctttttaTATGGttgtgaaactcctcggtaacttataatatccttatcatttacaagagggggtactttattcactatataaattaaaggtgaacaggGGTAGTAATCTGATACAAGGCAAATTTCCAACTCATGATAAAGAGTTACAGGTGGGCTATTTTGCCTTGCTTTAGAGTGACTAGCGGTAGTAAAAGGGTTAGTAGAGAGTACTGTAATATCAGTATGGTGTGTACTGCTGATGTTTTGAAAACAAGAATGATATCTAAATTAAGAATCAAATGAAAGCAGTACTTgactgcctttaataaaacaaaatgtatgatTTCTGTTCTAGGCTCTAGAATCAGTTAACATTCAACTTCGCCAGCTATATCCAGACAGTGAAGATCTCTTTGATATTGTCCTCATGACTAATAACCATGCTCAAGTTGGAGTTCGACTCATTAATACCATAAACCATTACAGTAAGTTTTTCTAAGCTTACGCAAGCTATTTATTGCATGAGTATGTGGTGATAAAAGTCTTTGCTAATGTTGTCAGTATTCTGTGACACGCAACAAATAGTTCTCTCATGATGTAAGGGTTGCAAGCAATGACACAATTTATTTAATCAGTGAAAACTGGAGTGCTACTGCTACGCAACTCAtttataatatttgtacctgAGTAACTACACTACTTTCAAGAGGACAGAGAAACTACATATTTACCATATTTACCAACCCACTGCATCTGCATGGGGTATGTACGTTGTCCCTGTGTTCTGTGTCGGTTTTCACTAGGTATAGTTTATAGTAATATttcttctataaaataataactgtactacaggtatgtaatctgttatccggaaacccattatccagaaagctccaaattacagcaagaccaACTACCATATACACCATTTGAAtcgaataattacatttttaaaaatgatttcctttttcgctgttataataaaacagtactttgcacttgatcccaattaagatacaatgaatccttattgttttttatttttttttagtagtcttcAGTagtctaaattatggaaagattctttatctgtaaaaatccatgtcctgagcattcagtataacaggttccatacctatattagAGTTTGTTCTGCATTATTAAATGACCTTCCACAGTTCATTGTGAGGATATGCGCATCTTGTTCCATCCTAGACCTCTTTATCGAGCGTTTCTGTATGACTGGAGGCAACAGCCCAATTGGATACCTAAAAGCTTATCACACCAATCTGTACCTCTCATCTGATGGCCAGAAAGTGCAGGAAGCTATAGAAGAAGGTAAGAGAATTCCTACATTGTGAAGATTagctgtaaaatgtaatttacacaATTTAAACTATCTATTGATGtctatttatttgtatatctTACTAATGtacttaaatgaattgttcagtgtaaaaataaaaactgggtaaatagataggctgtgcaaaataaacaatgtttctaatatagttagttagccaaaaatgtaatgtataaaggctggagagatttGACAGTAACCAATctgagacttgagggagggggcacatatctgttgcttttgaatctgagctgaatgctgaggatcaattacaaactcactgaacagaaatgtcccatgtggccccccttcaagtcgctgactaactcagagttatagagctgaaaagcaggaagttggattctggctattttattagacatccagtcactccagcctttatatattacatttttgcctaactaactatatcaaaaacattttttatttttatttatttatccagtttttcttttcacactgaactattctcTAGAAGTAGTAAAGTTTTTAATTCCTTGCTATTAATTTTTTTGGAGGCTTGTTTGAAGGCAGCTTTTATTTCCTGTCTTTTGCATAACTTGCAGTCATTTAAAGTGATTAATGCTCTGAATCCCATTGACCCAGAATACAAGGAGTACTATGTTTTTAGGAGCCCATGTGAGTGCTCATACAATGtctacatttataaaacaaatgtataagGTCATTTTTTGTGTGTACTGTACATGATTCAGTCTCTCATGCTTCCATACATACATCCTAGCATCTTAGCTGTATAGTATATGACTACTTACATTTTAGAAAGCTACCACTACTGAATTTGATTAACCTGTATGATTTCATTGAGTAGTAAAAATAATCTACCCTAGACAGCAAAAGTAACATGCATAAATTAATACTTAAAGGAGTAACAAACcctaaataaaaaaaccctaccccctaccctacatagacagccctccctcctccccccagcctagctgctaccccgggcaaatgccccttaagTCTTTACTtccccctccgtgcagattctgtccagaggagttcacggcagccatcttctcctctccggtaatcttcggaatCAGACCGGCatatcggtgcatgtgcagtcagAGCAATGctctgtttcgtgacaactgtgcatgcgccgaatctCATGAAaattgccggtctcattccgagaATTACCTAAGTGgctaaagatggcgcccgtgaactccgctggacagaatctgcacagaggggcaagtaaagcgttaggggcatttgccagaggaagcagctaggctggggggaggagggatgggggggtctatgtagggtgggggggtaggttttatattttattaaagcaaatattttttccttagCTAGGAATATAGATTCCCAATTAATGCAAATCAATTCCTATGTGAACATGACAAGTACAATGAACCTTGTTTTGTCCAAAAGCCCTTATTTAAACATATGTCCTCCTCCTGGTGTTTTTTGCAGAACCTGGTAAATGCTTGTTTTTGCAATTGCCTTGCAGAGCTTAGACCTGGATATTAACTAGACTTCCTGCTCTCTACTTTGTTCCTGTTATACCTTGTTTCCGAACCTCTTCTGTCTCCCAAATCTCTTCACATACAATATGTTGTATCTGTGTAGGTGTGATGACCTGCACTTGCAGAACCCTTTATCTTCTTCAAAAACCATACTGGTTCCTTACAAAGATCCTTTAATTAGAATCTTAAATGCTGGTAGACAGCATTTAAGATTCTAATTCTTACATAGTTGAAGAAcacttgcatctgtaattaggtTTCTTATAATCATTTTGGAGAGatggggaggttttttttaagcaattctACATCACCTTTGATAATGTTCAGGTCCTTTGTCAAAACAAATTAAGTATTTTAAGCTTAACTAATTATGAACCAGATAACCTGTTATGCTGTTCTTATATTCCATTTAGGTATAGCAGCAGCAACCATTTTTAGCCCAAGTCACAATATGTCTGTCCATGAAGAACAACTACGTGTAGCCTTTGATGGAGATGCTGTTTTGTTTTCTGATGAGTCAGAGCAAATTGTGAAAGAACATGGGCTGGACATGTTTTTTGAACATGAGAAAGCTTATGAGAACAAGCCTCTGGCACAGGTAACTGCTTTAAACAGCCATAAACAGTGTAACTGCTCTCAGATTCATTCCCtgttatgactagtgatgggcgaatttattcgccaggcatgattTTGTGGAGATATCAACAAA
Proteins encoded in this region:
- the LOC108708281 gene encoding cytosolic 5'-nucleotidase 1A; this translates as MLPGETTAKEPANNPVPAQKPGEKEKLDEAKAFYDNLTPTKKPKSPKPHNAITIAVSSRALFLMEEEQKIYQEKGLEEYVRYQLEHENEPFKPGAAFRFVRALESVNIQLRQLYPDSEDLFDIVLMTNNHAQVGVRLINTINHYNLFIERFCMTGGNSPIGYLKAYHTNLYLSSDGQKVQEAIEEGIAAATIFSPSHNMSVHEEQLRVAFDGDAVLFSDESEQIVKEHGLDMFFEHEKAYENKPLAQGPLKGFLEALGKLQKKFYSKGMRINCPIRTYLVTARSAASSGARALKTLRSWGLETDEALFLAGAPKGPLLEKIRPHIFFDDQMFHVEGAKEMGTIAAHVPYGVAQRHKHKPSQNSK